One window of the Arthrobacter sp. D5-1 genome contains the following:
- a CDS encoding sugar-binding domain-containing protein, with amino-acid sequence MARSRHSDALRAAQMYYLQDLTMDAIARELRTSRSTVSRLLSSARETGLVQVQIRSPFDTGPELESQIRNQYGVDVHVVPVLDTLNEAETLDRVAMQAARTIGPLVDSNAIIGVAWGATLSAVSRHLTRKVTHDSIVVQLNGAGNMQTTGITYASDIMRRFGSAYGARVEQFPVPAFFDHASTKTAMWNERSVQRILDLQARMSIAIFGVGSVDSDYPSHVYAGGYLDERDLTMLAADDVVGDVATVFFRSDGSSDGITLNERSTGPSHEQLRQVRRRICVVSGASKINGLQGALAAGLATDLILDEASARRLVSFNGHS; translated from the coding sequence ATGGCACGATCACGTCACTCGGATGCGCTCCGGGCTGCACAGATGTATTACCTTCAGGACCTGACCATGGACGCCATCGCCCGGGAGCTGAGAACGTCCCGGTCCACGGTGTCCCGGCTGCTGTCCTCGGCACGCGAAACCGGCCTTGTGCAGGTACAGATCAGGAGCCCTTTTGACACCGGACCCGAACTGGAGAGCCAGATCCGCAACCAATATGGAGTGGACGTCCATGTGGTTCCTGTGTTGGACACGCTCAACGAAGCAGAGACCCTGGACCGCGTTGCCATGCAGGCCGCGCGAACAATAGGCCCCTTGGTGGACTCGAACGCCATCATCGGCGTGGCCTGGGGCGCGACGCTGAGTGCGGTCAGCCGGCATCTCACGCGGAAGGTGACGCACGACAGCATTGTGGTCCAGCTCAACGGTGCTGGAAACATGCAAACCACCGGCATTACCTACGCCAGCGACATCATGCGCCGCTTCGGCAGCGCCTACGGTGCACGCGTTGAGCAGTTCCCTGTTCCGGCATTCTTTGATCATGCATCCACCAAGACGGCCATGTGGAATGAGCGCAGCGTTCAACGCATTCTTGATCTGCAGGCCCGCATGAGCATCGCTATTTTCGGCGTGGGTTCGGTGGATTCGGACTATCCCAGCCACGTCTATGCCGGCGGTTACCTCGATGAACGCGACCTCACCATGCTGGCCGCCGATGACGTGGTGGGCGACGTCGCCACCGTATTTTTCCGCAGCGATGGATCGTCGGACGGCATCACCCTCAACGAACGGTCCACGGGCCCCAGCCATGAGCAATTGCGGCAAGTCAGGCGCCGCATTTGCGTGGTGTCCGGTGCCTCCAAGATCAATGGACTCCAGGGAGCACTGGCCGCCGGGCTGGCCACGGACCTCATTTTGGACGAAGCCTCGGCCCGGCGACTTGTCAGTTTCAATGGCCACTCCTGA
- the glpK gene encoding glycerol kinase GlpK, whose translation MNQYVIAIDQGTTSSRAIVFDHSGNIVSTGQMEHEQIFPQAGWVEHNPAEIWNNTREVIASALSKANLTRHDIAAVGITNQRETAVVWDKNTGEAVYNAIVWQDTRTQPIVDQLAQDGGLERFKQKVGLPLATYFSGTKIKWILDNVDGARERAEAGDLLFGNTDAWVLWNLTGGVDGGVHVTDVTNASRTLFMDLETLQWDQEILDVFGVPASMMPAIKSSSEVYGQVHTSQLLRETPVAGILGDQQAATFGQAAFQAGEAKNTYGTGCFLIFNTGEEIVHSKNGLLTTLGYKLGDAKPHYALEGSIAVTGSLIQWLRDNLGMISSAPEVEDLAAGVKDNGGVYIVPAFSGLFAPYWRADARGAIVGLTRFANKGHIARAALEATAFQTREVLDAVNADSGVPLTELKVDGGMVANEALMQFQADILGVPVVRPKVVETTALGAAYAAGLAVGFWKDLGELSANWNEDKRWEPQLPAEEQERQLRLWKKAVTKSMDWVDEDVK comes from the coding sequence ATGAATCAATACGTCATCGCCATTGATCAGGGCACCACCAGCTCCCGCGCCATCGTGTTCGACCACTCCGGCAACATCGTCTCCACCGGCCAGATGGAACACGAGCAGATCTTCCCGCAGGCTGGCTGGGTTGAGCACAACCCCGCCGAAATCTGGAACAACACCCGGGAAGTTATTGCCTCCGCCCTGTCCAAGGCGAACCTGACGCGGCACGACATCGCCGCCGTCGGAATCACCAACCAGCGTGAAACTGCGGTTGTCTGGGACAAGAACACCGGTGAGGCTGTCTATAACGCCATCGTCTGGCAGGACACCCGCACCCAGCCGATCGTGGACCAGTTGGCCCAGGACGGCGGGCTCGAACGCTTCAAGCAAAAGGTGGGCCTGCCACTGGCCACCTACTTCTCCGGCACCAAGATCAAGTGGATCCTGGACAACGTCGACGGTGCCCGCGAACGTGCGGAAGCCGGCGACCTCCTGTTCGGCAACACCGATGCCTGGGTTCTGTGGAACCTGACCGGAGGTGTGGACGGCGGCGTCCATGTCACCGATGTCACCAACGCATCCCGCACCCTCTTCATGGACCTCGAGACGCTCCAATGGGACCAGGAAATCCTGGACGTCTTTGGCGTTCCGGCCTCCATGATGCCGGCCATCAAGTCCTCCTCCGAGGTCTACGGCCAGGTCCACACCTCCCAGCTCCTTCGGGAAACTCCGGTAGCAGGCATCCTGGGCGACCAGCAGGCGGCCACCTTCGGCCAGGCAGCCTTCCAGGCCGGCGAAGCGAAGAACACCTACGGCACAGGCTGCTTCCTGATCTTCAACACTGGCGAGGAAATTGTTCACTCCAAGAACGGCCTCCTCACCACGTTGGGATACAAGCTGGGCGACGCCAAGCCGCACTACGCCCTGGAAGGTTCCATCGCGGTCACCGGTTCCTTGATCCAGTGGCTCCGCGACAACCTGGGCATGATCAGCTCCGCTCCGGAAGTTGAGGACTTGGCTGCGGGTGTCAAGGACAACGGTGGCGTGTACATCGTCCCCGCCTTCTCCGGCCTCTTCGCGCCGTACTGGCGCGCGGACGCCCGCGGCGCCATCGTCGGCCTGACCCGTTTCGCCAACAAGGGCCACATTGCCCGCGCCGCGCTGGAAGCAACTGCCTTCCAGACCCGCGAGGTGCTGGACGCCGTCAACGCGGACTCGGGTGTTCCGCTCACCGAGTTGAAGGTCGACGGCGGCATGGTCGCCAACGAGGCACTCATGCAGTTCCAGGCAGACATCCTGGGCGTACCGGTGGTCCGTCCCAAGGTGGTGGAAACCACGGCCCTCGGCGCTGCCTACGCGGCGGGTCTCGCCGTCGGATTCTGGAAGGACCTGGGTGAGCTCAGCGCCAACTGGAACGAAGACAAGCGCTGGGAACCGCAGCTGCCGGCAGAAGAGCAGGAGCGTCAGCTGCGGCTCTGGAAGAAGGCAGTGACCAAATCAATGGACTGGGTCGACGAGGACGTTAAGTAG
- a CDS encoding glycosyltransferase family 1 protein, producing the protein MKIVIDARFTRTDHHDGISRYGSSLIAATSKIADVTMLISDKRQLALLPDVPYVLVNSPLSPVELFVARKVNPLNADVVVCPMQTMGTFGRRYGLVLTLHDLIYYQHPTPPGFLPAPVRLLWRLYHKAYWPQRLLLNRADIVATISRTTEALMAKYKLTKRPVRIVGNAPQPGQSPRDPGSGADKTLLYMGSFMPYKNVETMIRGMAGLHDYTLHLLSRITPQRQSELEAMVPTGAKVQFHNGVTDAQYDELLLRATALISLSRAEGYGLPLVEAMALGTPVIASDIPIFREVGGDAVSYVDPGSPTEFAGAVAELGDDALWQQRSRQSVKRASEFTWDESARQLLAAAEEVVALRKRRA; encoded by the coding sequence GTGAAAATTGTCATCGACGCCCGCTTTACCAGGACGGACCACCACGATGGCATCAGCCGCTACGGTTCAAGCCTCATAGCCGCAACATCCAAAATCGCCGACGTCACCATGCTGATCAGCGATAAGCGCCAACTTGCCCTGCTGCCGGACGTCCCCTACGTGCTCGTCAACAGCCCATTGTCACCCGTCGAACTCTTCGTAGCCCGCAAGGTCAATCCCCTCAACGCCGATGTGGTGGTGTGCCCCATGCAGACCATGGGCACCTTCGGCCGCCGGTACGGACTGGTGCTCACACTCCACGACCTCATTTACTACCAGCACCCGACACCCCCTGGCTTCCTGCCCGCACCCGTGCGTTTGCTGTGGAGGCTGTACCACAAGGCCTACTGGCCGCAGCGTCTCCTGCTGAACCGAGCGGATATCGTGGCCACCATCAGCCGAACCACTGAAGCGTTGATGGCCAAATACAAACTGACCAAACGGCCCGTCCGGATAGTCGGCAATGCCCCTCAGCCGGGTCAGTCGCCGCGCGATCCTGGCTCCGGCGCAGATAAAACCCTTCTCTACATGGGTTCGTTCATGCCGTACAAGAACGTAGAGACGATGATTCGGGGAATGGCCGGATTGCACGATTACACCCTGCACTTGCTCAGCCGCATCACCCCGCAACGTCAGTCTGAACTTGAGGCTATGGTTCCCACCGGAGCCAAGGTCCAGTTCCACAACGGCGTCACCGACGCCCAGTACGACGAACTGCTGCTGAGGGCAACTGCCCTGATCAGTCTCTCCCGCGCTGAGGGGTATGGCTTGCCGTTGGTGGAAGCCATGGCACTGGGAACCCCTGTCATTGCCAGCGACATTCCGATCTTCCGTGAAGTGGGCGGAGACGCTGTCAGCTATGTGGACCCCGGATCACCTACGGAGTTCGCCGGCGCTGTGGCTGAGCTCGGTGACGACGCTCTCTGGCAGCAGCGCTCCCGCCAGTCCGTTAAGCGGGCATCCGAATTCACCTGGGACGAGTCGGCGCGGCAACTGCTTGCTGCAGCCGAGGAAGTCGTGGCACTGCGCAAACGCCGGGCCTAG
- a CDS encoding alpha/beta hydrolase yields MEKVDTANSPEGTQAPGTFFSEALPGRTVASDIDVDGSNVAYWTYEPVTVTPKTRTILVIHGFRGDHHGLLRVADQLPEMRIIMPDLPAFGSSDPFVDDEHTVERYGQFISSFMAALGLGPKTVLLGHSFGSIVASHFAATHPHAIYPLILINPIAAPALEGPKGIMTKLAVLYYQASARLPRPLGLAILRNRAIVRIMSITMAKTKDKALRRFIHGQHDAYFSAFADRKSLLESFKASVSGHVAEVAEQLTLPVLLVAGEKDEIATLPNQYKLMERLPDARLEVIPGVGHLIHYETPVPAAEAIRTFLEEHPA; encoded by the coding sequence ATGGAAAAAGTGGACACCGCCAACTCCCCCGAAGGAACACAGGCCCCTGGCACATTCTTCAGCGAAGCCCTTCCAGGGCGGACTGTAGCTTCGGACATTGATGTTGACGGCAGCAACGTGGCGTATTGGACGTACGAACCGGTCACCGTCACCCCCAAAACCCGTACCATCCTGGTGATCCACGGATTCCGGGGAGACCACCACGGGTTGCTCCGGGTGGCCGACCAGCTCCCGGAAATGCGGATCATCATGCCGGACCTGCCGGCCTTCGGAAGCTCCGATCCGTTCGTTGATGATGAGCACACTGTTGAACGCTACGGTCAGTTCATTTCCAGCTTCATGGCAGCGCTCGGCCTCGGGCCAAAGACCGTGTTGCTGGGTCACTCCTTCGGCTCGATCGTCGCCAGCCACTTCGCAGCGACGCACCCACACGCCATCTACCCGCTGATCCTGATCAACCCCATTGCGGCGCCCGCGCTGGAGGGTCCAAAGGGCATCATGACCAAGCTCGCTGTGCTGTACTACCAGGCGTCGGCCAGGCTTCCGCGCCCCCTGGGACTCGCAATCCTTCGCAACCGGGCAATCGTGCGCATCATGAGCATCACCATGGCCAAAACCAAGGACAAAGCCCTGCGCCGTTTCATCCACGGCCAGCACGACGCCTACTTCAGCGCCTTCGCCGACAGGAAGAGCCTGCTGGAATCCTTCAAGGCCTCCGTCTCAGGACACGTGGCCGAGGTTGCCGAACAACTCACCCTCCCGGTGCTCCTTGTGGCCGGTGAAAAAGATGAGATCGCCACCCTTCCCAACCAGTACAAACTCATGGAGCGCCTTCCGGACGCGAGGCTGGAAGTCATTCCCGGCGTCGGGCACTTAATCCACTATGAGACGCCGGTCCCGGCGGCAGAAGCCATCCGCACCTTCCTGGAGGAACATCCCGCGTGA
- a CDS encoding MIP/aquaporin family protein, whose protein sequence is MSLGIVFLSEVFGTMMLTLLGCGVVANVALKGTKGNNAGFLMVTWGWGIAVFAGVFVAAKSGAHLNPAVTLGLLVNGKAEYAPDVAVTFASTLTYFGAELLGAFLGAVVCWLAYKQHFDEEPLAANKLGTFSTGPAIRSTPWNLVTEIIGTFVLVFVILTFGGTPSGLGPLAVALLVVGIGVSLGGPTGYAINPARDLGPRIAHALLPIKGKGSSDWAYSWIPIVGPLVGGALAGVVALWVPDIMPAVAG, encoded by the coding sequence ATGTCTCTTGGAATTGTTTTCCTTTCCGAAGTATTCGGAACCATGATGCTGACCCTGTTGGGTTGCGGCGTCGTGGCAAACGTTGCGCTCAAAGGCACCAAGGGCAACAACGCTGGATTCTTGATGGTGACGTGGGGCTGGGGTATTGCGGTCTTCGCGGGCGTTTTCGTGGCTGCAAAGTCCGGTGCGCACCTGAACCCGGCCGTGACGTTGGGCCTGCTGGTCAACGGCAAGGCAGAGTATGCCCCGGACGTAGCCGTCACCTTCGCGTCCACCCTGACGTACTTCGGCGCTGAACTGCTGGGTGCCTTCCTGGGTGCGGTTGTCTGCTGGCTCGCATACAAGCAGCACTTCGATGAAGAACCCCTGGCAGCCAACAAGCTGGGTACTTTCTCCACCGGTCCCGCCATCCGTTCCACCCCGTGGAACCTCGTCACAGAGATCATCGGCACTTTCGTCCTGGTCTTCGTCATCCTGACCTTCGGCGGTACCCCCTCAGGACTCGGCCCGCTGGCCGTGGCACTGCTCGTTGTCGGTATCGGCGTTTCCCTCGGTGGCCCCACCGGTTACGCCATCAACCCTGCACGTGACCTCGGCCCCCGCATCGCGCACGCCCTCCTTCCCATCAAGGGCAAGGGCAGCAGCGACTGGGCCTACTCCTGGATCCCCATTGTTGGACCGCTGGTTGGCGGCGCACTTGCGGGCGTCGTAGCTCTGTGGGTTCCCGACATCATGCCTGCGGTCGCCGGCTGA
- a CDS encoding aldo/keto reductase has translation MRFPSRQTLNNGVQMDSLGYGLYKVPPKDAEALVATALGEGYRRFDTAAMYGNEVGVGRAIGGAVGDAAEANRGTGGSGESVHTLAREDLFVTTKVWNDDHGYDATLRAFDTSISNLGLDYVDLYLIHWPCPRRGLLVETWKAMETLYREGKIRAIGVSNFQPGHLDDLMQKAEVVPAVNQIELHPWLQQTRLRTLHEQLGIRTEAWSPLGRGQVLADPAIIRLAEKYGRTPAQVVLRWHLQLGNLVIPKASSAGRIKENFAVFDFELDATDMDGIAGLERHHRTGSHPDNVN, from the coding sequence ATGAGATTCCCGTCCCGGCAGACATTGAACAACGGCGTACAGATGGACAGCCTGGGATACGGACTCTATAAAGTGCCCCCGAAGGACGCCGAGGCCCTGGTAGCCACAGCCCTGGGTGAGGGGTATCGGCGCTTCGATACGGCCGCGATGTACGGCAACGAAGTCGGCGTCGGACGAGCCATCGGCGGCGCAGTCGGAGATGCCGCGGAAGCAAACAGGGGAACGGGCGGTTCCGGAGAATCCGTTCACACCCTGGCACGGGAGGACCTCTTCGTCACCACCAAGGTCTGGAACGATGACCACGGCTACGACGCCACCCTTCGCGCCTTCGACACGTCCATCTCAAACCTTGGGCTCGACTACGTGGATCTTTACCTCATTCACTGGCCCTGCCCCCGACGTGGACTGTTGGTGGAGACGTGGAAAGCCATGGAGACCTTGTACAGGGAAGGCAAAATCCGGGCCATTGGTGTTTCCAACTTCCAACCCGGCCACCTGGACGATTTGATGCAGAAGGCCGAAGTAGTCCCGGCCGTCAACCAAATCGAGCTGCACCCCTGGTTGCAGCAGACCAGGTTGCGCACCTTGCACGAACAACTCGGTATACGCACTGAGGCGTGGAGCCCACTCGGCAGAGGGCAGGTACTGGCAGATCCGGCCATCATCCGCCTGGCGGAGAAGTACGGCAGGACTCCTGCGCAGGTTGTTCTCCGCTGGCATCTCCAACTGGGGAACCTGGTCATCCCGAAAGCAAGCTCTGCAGGCCGTATCAAAGAGAACTTCGCCGTTTTTGATTTCGAACTCGACGCCACGGACATGGACGGCATCGCAGGGCTTGAGCGGCACCATCGAACCGGATCGCATCCGGACAACGTGAATTAG
- the leuS gene encoding leucine--tRNA ligase — protein sequence MSVQPETETGTAQTAAAEAPEEGVYSFAAMEAKWPQVWEDLKVFTPADDGSRERRYVLDMFPYPSGDLHMGHAEAFAMGDVVARYLRQKGFDVLHPIGWDSFGLPAENAAIKRNAHPSEWTYANIDTQAASFKRYAISADWSRRIHTSDPEYYRWTQWLFKRFYERGLAYRKDSPVNWCPKDLTVLANEQVVNGACERCGTPVTKKSLNQWYFKITDYADRLLEDMDQLQGHWPERVLAMQRNWIGRSEGAHVRFVIEATEERAEREVTVFTTRPDTLYGATFFVVAADAHLALDLVTPEQHDELMAYREKVKALSEIERQSTEREKTGVFTGRYAINPLNGEKLPVWAADYVLADYGTGAIMAVPAHDQRDLDFAKAFNLPVRAVVETGAEDPAETGVATAGEGTLKNSGDLDGLSKSEGIPAAIEILEKLGTGEKFVNFRLRDWLLSRQRFWGTPIPIIHCGECGEVPVPDDQLPVRLPDNLRGEALSPKGTSPLAAAVEWVNVECPNCGRAAQRDTDTMDTFVDSSWYFLRFVSPDYTEGPFDPEKINNWMPVGQYVGGVEHAILHLLYARFFTKVIKDIGLIETNEPFSALLNQGQVLNGGKAMSKSLGNGVDLGEQLDKFGVDAVRLTMVFASPPEDDVDWADVSPSGSAKFLARAWRLGQDVSSEPGVDPAAGDRVLRTVTHKTIADAAELLDNNKFNVVVARLMELVNATRKTIDSGAGAADPAVREAVEAVAVILSLFAPYTAEDLWNTLGHPASVANAGWPKHDEALLVQDTVTAVVQVQGKVRDRLEVSPDITEDALRELALASENVQRAMDGRGIRTVIVRAPKLVNIVPA from the coding sequence GTGAGCGTTCAGCCGGAGACAGAGACCGGAACAGCACAGACAGCCGCAGCTGAAGCGCCTGAAGAGGGCGTCTACAGCTTCGCGGCGATGGAAGCCAAGTGGCCGCAAGTCTGGGAAGACCTCAAGGTCTTCACGCCTGCCGACGACGGTTCGCGGGAACGGCGCTACGTGCTGGACATGTTCCCCTACCCTTCCGGTGACCTGCACATGGGCCACGCCGAAGCATTCGCGATGGGCGACGTGGTGGCGCGATACCTGCGCCAGAAGGGCTTCGACGTCCTGCACCCCATCGGTTGGGACTCTTTCGGCCTCCCCGCGGAGAACGCCGCGATCAAGCGCAACGCGCACCCCAGCGAGTGGACCTACGCGAACATCGACACCCAGGCGGCGTCGTTCAAGCGATACGCCATCTCCGCCGACTGGTCCCGGCGCATCCACACCTCGGATCCCGAGTACTACCGGTGGACGCAGTGGCTGTTCAAGCGCTTCTACGAGCGCGGCCTGGCCTACCGCAAGGATTCGCCGGTCAACTGGTGCCCCAAGGACCTCACCGTCCTGGCGAACGAACAGGTTGTCAACGGCGCCTGTGAACGCTGCGGCACACCCGTCACCAAGAAGTCGCTGAACCAGTGGTACTTCAAGATCACCGACTACGCTGACCGCTTGCTGGAGGACATGGACCAGCTGCAAGGCCACTGGCCCGAGCGTGTCCTGGCCATGCAGCGCAACTGGATCGGCCGCTCTGAAGGCGCGCACGTGCGGTTCGTCATCGAAGCCACGGAAGAGCGTGCCGAGCGCGAAGTCACGGTCTTCACTACCCGTCCTGACACTCTCTATGGCGCAACGTTCTTCGTTGTTGCAGCAGATGCGCATCTGGCGCTGGACCTGGTGACTCCGGAACAGCACGACGAACTTATGGCGTACCGCGAAAAGGTCAAGGCGCTCTCCGAAATTGAGCGCCAGTCCACCGAACGCGAGAAGACCGGCGTCTTCACCGGCCGTTACGCCATCAACCCGCTCAACGGCGAGAAGCTCCCGGTATGGGCCGCTGATTACGTGTTGGCCGACTACGGTACGGGTGCCATCATGGCCGTGCCTGCGCATGACCAGCGCGACCTCGACTTCGCCAAGGCCTTCAACCTGCCCGTCCGGGCAGTGGTGGAAACAGGCGCCGAAGATCCCGCAGAGACCGGCGTGGCCACTGCCGGCGAAGGCACACTGAAGAACTCCGGCGACTTGGACGGCTTGTCCAAGTCCGAGGGCATTCCGGCAGCGATCGAGATCCTCGAGAAGCTGGGAACCGGCGAGAAGTTCGTCAACTTCCGTTTGCGTGACTGGCTGCTGAGCCGTCAGCGTTTCTGGGGTACGCCCATCCCCATCATCCACTGCGGCGAATGCGGCGAAGTTCCCGTCCCCGATGACCAGTTGCCCGTCAGGTTGCCCGATAACCTGCGGGGTGAGGCGCTCTCGCCCAAGGGGACCTCCCCGTTGGCCGCCGCCGTCGAGTGGGTCAATGTTGAGTGCCCCAACTGCGGCCGCGCTGCGCAGCGCGATACCGACACCATGGATACGTTCGTTGACTCGTCCTGGTACTTCCTGCGCTTCGTGTCCCCGGACTACACCGAGGGCCCGTTCGATCCTGAAAAGATCAACAACTGGATGCCGGTCGGGCAGTACGTAGGTGGCGTTGAGCACGCCATCCTGCACCTGCTGTACGCCCGCTTCTTCACCAAGGTCATCAAGGACATCGGCCTGATCGAAACCAATGAACCGTTCTCGGCGCTGCTCAACCAGGGCCAGGTGCTCAACGGCGGCAAGGCCATGAGCAAGTCCCTCGGCAACGGTGTGGACCTCGGCGAGCAGTTGGACAAGTTCGGCGTCGACGCCGTGCGCCTCACCATGGTCTTTGCCTCCCCACCGGAAGACGACGTCGACTGGGCCGACGTTTCGCCGTCGGGTTCTGCCAAGTTCCTGGCCCGGGCCTGGCGGCTTGGCCAGGACGTCAGCAGCGAGCCGGGTGTGGATCCGGCTGCTGGCGACCGCGTACTGCGCACTGTCACGCACAAGACCATCGCCGATGCCGCGGAACTGTTGGACAACAACAAGTTCAACGTCGTGGTGGCCCGCCTGATGGAGTTGGTGAACGCGACCCGCAAGACCATTGATTCCGGCGCAGGTGCCGCAGACCCCGCCGTACGCGAAGCGGTGGAAGCCGTAGCGGTCATCCTGAGCCTGTTTGCTCCGTACACAGCCGAGGACCTGTGGAACACCCTGGGCCACCCTGCTTCCGTAGCGAATGCAGGCTGGCCGAAGCACGACGAAGCATTGCTGGTGCAGGATACCGTCACCGCTGTGGTTCAGGTGCAGGGCAAGGTTCGCGATCGCCTGGAAGTGTCGCCTGACATCACTGAGGACGCCTTGCGGGAACTTGCCCTGGCTTCGGAAAACGTCCAGCGTGCCATGGACGGTCGCGGCATCCGGACCGTGATCGTCCGGGCACCTAAACTGGTGAACATCGTCCCCGCCTAG
- a CDS encoding glycerol-3-phosphate dehydrogenase/oxidase, whose translation MGHNRISGTSQHTERDSVVALQERPSAKVLIIGGGINGVGTFRDLALQGVDVALVERGDYCQGASGASSHMIHGGIRYLENGEFRLVQESVVERNRLLRIAPHYVKPLQTTIPIFSTFSGILSAPMRFLTHKQGKPKERGAFLIKVGLSMYDFFSRDGGSVPRHQFRGRTRALAELPKLHSGIKYAATYFDASVHNPERLTLDVLQDGEKAGLGGGLPGGSARASNYVSLVSMGADGVLLRDELTGKEFEFQADVIVNTTGAWVDLTNQAMGAVSKFMGGTKGSHIVLDHPELLAACNGREIFFEHTDGRIVLIYPMGDRVLVGTTDVDADMSEDAVCTEEEIDYFFDLVGHVFPTIKVERDQIVYSFAGVRPLPRHDETQPGFVSRDYRIERSVRTGDGAVATPGGKAAVVLSLVGGKWTTFRALAEHMTNDVLRELGMERKVSTAKLAIGGGAGFPATEQGEQEWIKKHMGPGLDADRVAGLLTRYGTRADAVIAYLNAGHDQPLRSTRELSVRELEFMAEHEQIGHLVDVLIRRTSLAFRGLVTGELLNEIAAALAEPLGWDAAAREAEIRHAQEVLQRFHKVDVHSLVA comes from the coding sequence TTGGGACACAACAGGATTTCCGGTACCTCACAGCACACAGAGCGCGACTCCGTCGTTGCGCTGCAGGAGCGGCCCTCGGCCAAGGTACTTATCATTGGCGGCGGCATCAACGGTGTAGGAACGTTCCGCGACCTGGCCCTGCAAGGTGTGGATGTGGCGCTTGTTGAACGCGGCGACTACTGCCAAGGTGCCAGTGGTGCTTCCTCGCACATGATCCACGGTGGCATCCGCTATCTCGAAAATGGCGAGTTCCGCCTGGTCCAGGAATCCGTGGTGGAGCGCAACCGGCTCCTGCGCATTGCACCGCACTACGTCAAGCCGCTCCAGACCACCATCCCCATCTTCAGCACCTTCTCCGGAATCCTTTCCGCACCCATGCGTTTCCTCACCCACAAGCAGGGCAAGCCCAAGGAACGCGGCGCATTCCTCATCAAGGTTGGCCTGAGCATGTATGACTTCTTCTCCCGTGACGGAGGAAGTGTGCCCCGCCACCAGTTCCGTGGAAGGACCCGGGCCCTGGCCGAGCTTCCCAAGCTGCACTCGGGGATCAAGTACGCGGCAACCTACTTTGATGCCTCGGTCCACAACCCCGAACGCCTGACCCTCGATGTCCTTCAGGATGGCGAGAAGGCAGGCCTGGGCGGCGGACTTCCCGGTGGAAGCGCCCGCGCCAGCAACTATGTGTCACTCGTTTCCATGGGCGCGGACGGGGTTCTCCTCCGCGATGAACTGACCGGCAAGGAATTTGAATTCCAGGCAGACGTGATCGTCAACACCACAGGCGCCTGGGTGGATCTCACCAACCAGGCCATGGGTGCCGTCAGCAAGTTCATGGGCGGAACCAAGGGCTCCCACATTGTCCTTGACCACCCGGAACTTCTTGCCGCCTGCAACGGCAGGGAGATCTTCTTCGAACACACCGACGGCCGCATCGTCCTCATCTACCCGATGGGCGACCGCGTCCTGGTGGGCACCACCGACGTCGACGCGGACATGTCCGAAGACGCCGTGTGCACCGAAGAAGAGATCGACTACTTCTTCGACCTGGTAGGACACGTGTTCCCCACCATCAAGGTGGAGCGGGACCAGATTGTCTACAGCTTCGCCGGCGTCCGTCCGTTGCCCCGCCACGACGAAACCCAGCCCGGCTTCGTTTCCAGGGACTACCGGATCGAGCGCAGCGTCCGCACCGGCGATGGTGCGGTAGCCACGCCAGGCGGTAAGGCCGCCGTCGTACTCAGCTTGGTAGGCGGCAAGTGGACAACGTTCCGCGCCCTGGCCGAGCACATGACCAACGACGTCCTGCGTGAACTCGGCATGGAACGCAAAGTCTCGACGGCGAAACTCGCCATCGGCGGCGGCGCCGGCTTCCCTGCCACTGAACAGGGCGAACAGGAATGGATCAAGAAGCACATGGGTCCGGGCCTGGACGCTGACCGGGTTGCCGGGCTGCTGACCCGCTACGGTACGCGGGCTGACGCGGTCATCGCGTACCTCAACGCAGGCCATGACCAGCCATTGCGGTCAACGCGTGAACTCAGCGTCCGTGAGTTGGAGTTCATGGCCGAGCATGAGCAGATCGGGCACTTGGTGGACGTCCTTATCCGCAGGACGTCCCTGGCGTTCCGTGGCTTGGTCACCGGTGAGCTGCTGAACGAAATTGCCGCCGCCTTGGCCGAACCGCTCGGCTGGGATGCTGCCGCCCGTGAAGCAGAAATCCGCCACGCCCAGGAAGTACTGCAGCGGTTCCACAAGGTTGACGTGCACAGTCTCGTAGCCTGA